From Juglans regia cultivar Chandler chromosome 8, Walnut 2.0, whole genome shotgun sequence, the proteins below share one genomic window:
- the LOC118349317 gene encoding spermidine hydroxycinnamoyl transferase-like, translating into MVLINVSFKDCHTVKPAEPTRNGPLPLSELDQIGTITHVPTIYFYRPPLYWLSPPDSIANTLRDSLSKALVPFYPLAGRLRWIGCGRLELDCNAKGVSLYVAESEAKLDDIGYSSPSPGYDQYLIPSIDYGSVPIHDLPLLLVQLTKFKCGGISLGLRISHAVVDGTSALHFFSEWARLARGEPLGAEPFLDRKVVLDPPIAAPICLDHPEYSHPVPLLLGLSDDVEERKKKTTLAMLKLSKTQVEKLKNMGNQDQVIGSTDAAGRAYTRYEIVAGHIWRCACKARQHKDEQPTALGICVDSRSRMHPPLPREYFGNAALDIPATSHAGELMSKPLGYASSRIRAAIERVTDTYVKSALEFLKNEPDLTRFQDIRAEEAPFYGNPNLGVVNWMTLPIYGLDFGWGKEIYMGPGTHDLDGDSLVLHSPDGDGSLIVMLCLQRAHMDAFTKHFYEDII; encoded by the coding sequence atggtACTAATTAATGTAAGCTTCAAGGATTGCCACACAGTGAAGCCAGCGGAGCCAACAAGGAATGGACCCCTGCCCTTATCAGAATTGGATCAAATCGGCACCATAACTCATGTTCCCACAATCTATTTCTACCGCCCACCTCTATACTGGCTTTCCCCACCCGACTCCATTGCCAATACTCTCAGAGACTCTTTGAGCAAGGCATTAGTGCCTTTCTATCCACTCGCAGGCCGTTTGCGCTGGATAGGTTGTGGCCGTCTCGAGCTTGACTGCAATGCCAAAGGGGTTTCATTATATGTAGCCGAATCTGAAGCCAAACTAGATGATATTGGCTACTCATCTCCCTCTCCTGGATATGATCAGTACCTTATCCCATCTATAGACTATGGCTCAGTTCCAATCCATGATCTGCCATTGTTGTTGGTTCAACTCACTAAATTCAAGTGTGGGGGCATTAGCCTCGGCCTAAGGATATCACATGCTGTTGTTGACGGAACAAGCGCCCTGCACTTCTTTTCCGAGTGGGCTAGGCTTGCCAGGGGCGAGCCATTAGGTGCAGAACCATTTCTTGATCGAAAAGTAGTGTTGGATCCCCCGATTGCTGCTCCAATATGCCTCGACCATCCGGAATATAGTCATCCAGTACCGCTCTTGCTCGGGCTGTCTGATGATGTAGAGGAGCGAAAGAAGAAAACAACGTTGGCCATGCTAAAGCTTTCCAAAACCCAAGTTGAAAAGCTCAAGAACATGGGAAATCAGGATCAAGTAATCGGTAGTACTGATGCTGCTGGCCGTGCTTACACCCGATACGAGATCGTGGCAGGACACATATGGCGATGTGCATGCAAAGCACGTCAACACAAAGACGAACAGCCTACGGCATTAGGTATTTGTGTCGATTCACGGAGCCGCATGCATCCGCCATTGCCACGAGAGTATTTTGGAAATGCAGCGCTGGATATTCCAGCTACGAGTCATGCGGGGGAGTTGATGTCCAAACCATTAGGCTACGCTTCGAGCAGGATAAGAGCAGCGATTGAGAGAGTGACGGATACGTACGTGAAGTCGGCTCTGGAATTTCTGAAGAATGAACCGGACTTGACACGGTTCCAAGACATTCGTGCCGAAGAGGCGCCTTTCTATGGGAACCCAAATCTCGGGGTCGTGAACTGGATGACGCTGCCGATCTACGGGCTTGATTTTGGGTGGGGGAAGGAAATTTACATGGGGCCGGGAACGCATGATTTAGACGGGGACTCGCTCGTCCTCCATAGCCCTGATGGAGATGGATCTTTgattgtgatgttgtgcctgcAAAGAGCTCATATGGATGCTTTTACGAAGCATTTCTACGAagatatcatataa
- the LOC109022199 gene encoding GDSL esterase/lipase At1g29670-like isoform X1 — protein sequence MAYWLMILLGKLLTSFLLVSNFLQQHFANGEPQVPCLFIFGDSLSDNGNNNDRATLAKANYQPYGIDFPKGTTGRFTNGRNLPDFIAEKLGFPHDSIPSYANAAVGSVKKILKGVNYASGGSGILTESVKTMSDLITMDEQLINHQKTVSRIINKLGNKNATRLLNKCIYSVAIGTNDYINNYFLPKTFYPTSRTYTPSQFAQILFQKLSQQLRTLHKREARKVVVFGLGLLGCIPYEVRINGANISGCVDKFNEAVILFNSRLKSLVSYLNNNLTKATFIFINSTGISLDSNIPVSNAACCQVSELVSAPQCIPLPFGKVCSNRTQYAFWDELHPSETAFSAIAARAYRALLPTDSYPFDIQRLAQL from the exons ATGGCATATTGGCTTATGATACTACTAGGGAAGCTGCTTACCAGCTTCTTGCTGGTGTCAAATTTCCTGCAGCAACATTTTGCTAATGGTGAGCCCCAAGTACCTTGTTTATTCATATTTGGGGACTCGCTTTCCGATAACGGGAACAATAATGACCGTGCAACGTTGgcaaaagctaattatcaaccaTATGGGATTGATTTCCCCAAAGGGACGACGGGGAGGTTTACCAACGGTCGTAATCTGCCGGATTTCATTG CGGAAAAACTGGGTTTCCCTCATGATTCCATCCCATCCTACGCTAATGCTGCCGTCGGATCGGTGAAGAAAATACTTAAGGGTGTCAATTATGCATCTGGCGGATCGGGAATTCTGACTGAATCTGTAAAAACaatg AGTGATCTGATAACCATGGATGAGCAGTTGATAAATCACCAAAAAACGGTGTCGCGCATTATCAATAAGTTGGGAAATAAGAACGCCACTCGACTCTTAAACAAATGCATATACTCGGTTGCAATCGGCACTAATGACTACATCAATAACTACTTCTTGCCCAAGACGTTCTACCCTACTAGTCGCACATATACCCCTTCTCAATTCGCTCAAATTCTCTTTCAAAAACTCTCTCAGCAATTAAgg ACTTTGCACAAGCGTGAAGCAAGGAAAGTAGTCGTTTTTGGACTGGGTCTGCTCGGTTGTATTCCATATGAAGTGAGAATCAACGGAGCTAACATTTCTGGATGTGTCGACAAATTCAACGAGGCAGTCATACTTTTCAATAGCAGGCTTAAATCACTGGTGTCCTACCTCAACAACAATCTAACCAAGGCTACTTTTATCTTCATAAACAGTACTGGAATTTCGTTAGACAGCAATATTCCAg TTTCAAATGCGGCCTGCTGTCAAGTGTCGGAGCTGGTCTCGGCGCCACAATGCATACCTTTACCTTTTGGAAAGGTATGCAGCAACAGGACCCAATATGCTTTCTGGGATGAATTGCATCCAAGTGAAACCGCATTTTCGGCTATTGCGGCAAGAGCATACAGAGCTCTGCTTCCAACTGATTCTTATCCATTTGACATTCAACGCCTCGCCCAGCTCTAA
- the LOC109022199 gene encoding GDSL esterase/lipase At2g19010-like isoform X2 yields MAYWLMILLGKLLTSFLLVSNFLQQHFANGEPQVPCLFIFGDSLSDNGNNNDRATLAKANYQPYGIDFPKGTTGRFTNGRNLPDFIAEKLGFPHDSIPSYANAAVGSVKKILKGVNYASGGSGILTESVKTMTLHKREARKVVVFGLGLLGCIPYEVRINGANISGCVDKFNEAVILFNSRLKSLVSYLNNNLTKATFIFINSTGISLDSNIPVSNAACCQVSELVSAPQCIPLPFGKVCSNRTQYAFWDELHPSETAFSAIAARAYRALLPTDSYPFDIQRLAQL; encoded by the exons ATGGCATATTGGCTTATGATACTACTAGGGAAGCTGCTTACCAGCTTCTTGCTGGTGTCAAATTTCCTGCAGCAACATTTTGCTAATGGTGAGCCCCAAGTACCTTGTTTATTCATATTTGGGGACTCGCTTTCCGATAACGGGAACAATAATGACCGTGCAACGTTGgcaaaagctaattatcaaccaTATGGGATTGATTTCCCCAAAGGGACGACGGGGAGGTTTACCAACGGTCGTAATCTGCCGGATTTCATTG CGGAAAAACTGGGTTTCCCTCATGATTCCATCCCATCCTACGCTAATGCTGCCGTCGGATCGGTGAAGAAAATACTTAAGGGTGTCAATTATGCATCTGGCGGATCGGGAATTCTGACTGAATCTGTAAAAACaatg ACTTTGCACAAGCGTGAAGCAAGGAAAGTAGTCGTTTTTGGACTGGGTCTGCTCGGTTGTATTCCATATGAAGTGAGAATCAACGGAGCTAACATTTCTGGATGTGTCGACAAATTCAACGAGGCAGTCATACTTTTCAATAGCAGGCTTAAATCACTGGTGTCCTACCTCAACAACAATCTAACCAAGGCTACTTTTATCTTCATAAACAGTACTGGAATTTCGTTAGACAGCAATATTCCAg TTTCAAATGCGGCCTGCTGTCAAGTGTCGGAGCTGGTCTCGGCGCCACAATGCATACCTTTACCTTTTGGAAAGGTATGCAGCAACAGGACCCAATATGCTTTCTGGGATGAATTGCATCCAAGTGAAACCGCATTTTCGGCTATTGCGGCAAGAGCATACAGAGCTCTGCTTCCAACTGATTCTTATCCATTTGACATTCAACGCCTCGCCCAGCTCTAA